The Verrucomicrobiota bacterium DNA segment GAGACGGATTACCTGCCGGGGCATGAAGATTGGATTCGAGATCTGGCAGCTCGCCATCCGTGGGATTATCTCATCGGCTCGGTCCATTACGTTTCCGATTCCTGGGACCTGGACAATCCCAAAAAACTTTCCGAGTGGAAGAAGCGCGACCCGTTTGAAGTCTGGACGGCATATTTCGAGCGTCTCACCCAGGCGGCGGATTCAGGGCTGTTTGAAATCATCGGACACGCCGACTTGTGCAAAAAGTTTTGCTTTTATCCGCAACAGGATTGCACGCCTCTTTTCGACCAATTCTTGCGGACGGCAAAGAAGAAAAACGTCGCCATTGAAATCAACACCGCCGGTTTGCGCAAAGATTGCCAGGAGATGTATCCCAGCAAGAGAATTCTGCAGATGGCATCCCAACTTGGCGTGGCGTTGACGTTCGCTTCGGATGCGCACGCGCCGGAGGAGGTGGGGATGAATTTTGCCGAGGCCGTGCAACTGGCCCGCGACGTGGGCTACACCCACTGCTGTCGTTTTACACAACGAAAGCGCGAGCGCGTGCCGATTTGACTGGGTTCGGCGGGATGGCCGGCAACATCGCCTGCGGCCACGGCAGGAATTGCCCACGACCAAAAATCTCCAGCCCCAAGAATTCTTTTGACGCTCCTGACTGTCTTGTGCTAGGGTCAGGCTCGTAGGAGTAAATTAATTCTCACAACGAAAGGAATTACATGAAATCAAGACTTATGTTTATTGTCGCAACCTCGGTTTTTATCGGCGTTGCCGGAATGGTGGCCAGTTCTCACGCCAGTGGACAGGGAGGCGGGACCGACATCCTGCATTTCTTCGTTCGCAAAGCGATGAGTCCCGAAGGATCGAACACCAACGCCACCGGTTTCGTCAGTGCGAAACAAAACAAGCAGGGCAATGCCAACAATCAGAAACTGGACATCACGGCCGCAAGTCTGAACGCCGCCGGGTCCTATCTGTTGTTTGCCTTGTTGGGTAACGACACCAACTTCACATTCGTCACCCAGTTCGACACGGACACCAATGGCGCCGCCGCCTTTCATTATCAGAAGAACTCGTCAAACCAGGGCCAGGGTCAGGGCAAAGGGAAAACGCCGCTGC contains these protein-coding regions:
- a CDS encoding histidinol-phosphatase HisJ family protein translates to MALPADYHMHTPLCRHAVGEPTEYAAHAIKMGLKEIGMSDHNPMIRDDFDDWHMRIDQLDEYVEKVEKARRDHPNLTIKLSLETDYLPGHEDWIRDLAARHPWDYLIGSVHYVSDSWDLDNPKKLSEWKKRDPFEVWTAYFERLTQAADSGLFEIIGHADLCKKFCFYPQQDCTPLFDQFLRTAKKKNVAIEINTAGLRKDCQEMYPSKRILQMASQLGVALTFASDAHAPEEVGMNFAEAVQLARDVGYTHCCRFTQRKRERVPI